One genomic segment of Lytechinus pictus isolate F3 Inbred chromosome 18, Lp3.0, whole genome shotgun sequence includes these proteins:
- the LOC129281564 gene encoding alcohol dehydrogenase class-3 chain L-like, which produces MSNFNAAPPMWNIYTAPRGLTYRYHRRIQEANGAPPPYWRRIIGGKKGKQVNEKAPLDKVCLLGCGITTGYGAALNTAKVEEGSACAVWGVGCVGLAVIMGCQAAGASRIIAVDINSDKEEIARQFGATEFFNPKDHDRPSQQVLVEITDGGLDYTFECVGNIHTMRAALESCHKGWGVSTIIGVAAAGQEISTRPFQLVTGRTWKGTAFGGFKSRDGVPQLVDKYMDGKLKVDEFITHTLPFDKINEAFDLMHAGKSVRTIVNF; this is translated from the exons atgtcgaacttcaatgCGGCCCCTCCTATGtggaacatctatacggcgccccgag GCCTGACGTaccggtatcataggcggatccaggaggccaaCGGGGCGCCCCCACCCTATTGGCGGCGCATaatagggggaaagaaagggaaacaa GTGAATGAGAAAGCCCCACTGGACAAGGTTTGTTTGTTGGGTTGCGGTATCACCACCGGCTATGGAGCTGCCCTCAATACAGCAAAG GTGGAGGAAGGTTCGGCCTGTGCAGTGTGGGGGGTTGGCTGCGTAGGTTTAGCCGTGATCATGGGATGTCAGGCTGCCGGTGCTTCTAGAATCATCGCTGTCGATATCAATTCAGATAAGGAAGAGATTG CTAGACAGTTTGGTGCAACCGAGTTCTTTAATCCCAAGGATCACGACAGACCCTCGCAACAGGTCTTGGTGGAAATAACCGATGGCGGTCTGGATTATACGTTTGAGTGCGTCGGGAATATCCACACCATG CGTGCCGCCCTTGAGAGCTGTCACAAGGGATGGGGCGTGTCCACGATCATCGGGGTAGCTGCTGCGGGACAGGAGATTTCTACCCGGCCATTCCAACTGGTTACGGGGCGCACCTGGAAGGGAACAGCCTTCGGAG GGTTCAAGTCTCGTGATGGAGTACCTCAGCTGGTCGACAAGTATATGGATGGAAAGCTCAAAGTTGACGAGTTTATCACACACACTCTGCCATtcgataaaataaatgaagcatTTGATCTGATGCATGCCGGGAAGAG TGTCCGAACAATAGTGAACTTCTAG